Proteins encoded within one genomic window of Humulus lupulus chromosome 1, drHumLupu1.1, whole genome shotgun sequence:
- the LOC133797457 gene encoding protein CYPRO4 encodes MGTAQSRDGHISDSDDYEEEDDREVEEENEEHYDDAQAELQPKSHSFSTPKSRIASGSASIDDVDAKLNALKLKYSSPSPSSTSSQNPNSKNAVKLYLHIGGNTPKAKWIVSEKFTFYDFFKMSSGDRDDEDEEEDYDESDGKGHWFLKVGTKIRCKVATDMQLKMFGDQRRIDFVSKGVWALKFYTDEQYRRFVTEFQDCLFENVYGLKATEENKVKIYGKEFMGWVKPEVADDSMWEDTDDELQKSPGPVTPARSNQDLLEEFEEASNGGVQSLTLGALDNSFLVSDKGVQVYRNLRHGIHGKGICVKFDSGNSRGGSSLGQSTPNKALLMRAETNMLLMSPFKEGSPHTTGLQQLDIETGKIVTDWKFEKDGTEITMRDVTNDTKGSQLDPSESTFLGLDDNRLCQWDMRDRRGIVQNIASSNSPVLHWSQGHQFSRGTNFQCFATTGDGSIVVGSLDGKIRLYSKTSMRQAKTAFPGLGSPITNVDVTYDGKWVLGTTDTYLVLICTLFTDKDGKTKTGFSGRMGNRIPAPRLLKLTPLDSHLAGTDNKFHGGHFSWVTENGKQERHLVATVGKFSVIWDFQQVKNSAHGCYRNQQGLKSCYCYKIVLKDESIVESRFMHDKFAASDSSPEAPLVVATPMKVSSFSLSGKR; translated from the exons ATGGGTACCGCTCAGAGCCGTGATGGCCATATCTCAGACTCTGATGATTACGAAGAAGAAGACGATCGCGAggtagaagaagagaatgaggaGCATTACGACGATGCTCAAGCTGAGCTACAACCAAAATCCCATTCTTTTTCGACGCCTAAATCCAGAATTGCCTCCGGTTCAGCCTCCATTGACGATGTCGACGCCAAGCTTAATGCCCTGAAGCTCAAGTACTCCTCCCCTTCTCCCTCTTCTACTTCTTCCCAGAACCCTAATTCGAAGAACGCTGTCAAACTCTACCTCCATATCGGCGGGAATACTCCCAAGGCCAAGTGGATCGTCTCCGAGAAGTTCACCTTCTATGACTTCTTCAAGATGTCCAGTGGCGATCGTGATGATGAGGATGAGGAAGAGGATTACGATGAATCGGACGGTAAGGGACACTGGTTTCTCAAGGTTGGGACTAAGATTCGATGTAAGGTTGCTACCGATATGCAATTAAAGATGTTTGGCGACCAGAGGAGGATCGATTTCGTATCCAAGGGCGTTTGGGCGTTGAAATTCTACACTGACGAGCAGTACCGGCGGTTTGTGACGGAATTTCAGGATTGTTTGTTTGAGAATGTGTACGGGCTCAAGGCGACGGAAGAGAACAAGGTCAAGATTTATGGGAAAGAGTTTATGGGGTGGGTTAAGCCCGAGGTGGCGGACGATTCGATGTGGGAGGATACAGATGATGAGCTGCAAAAGAGCCCCGGTCCGGTGACGCCTGCACGGTCCAATCAAGACTTGTTGGAGGAGTTCGAGGAGGCCTCAAACGGAGGGGTTCAGAGCTTGACCCTGGGCGCTTTAGATAATAGTTTCTTGGTGAGCGATAAAGGTGTTCAAGTTTATAGGAATCTCAGGCATGGTATTCATGGGAAAGGAATCTGCGTAAAATTTGACAGTGGGAATTCGCGTGGAGGTTCCAGTTTGGGGCAATCGACTCCGAATAAGGCCCTTCTTATGAGAGCCGAGACTAATATGCTCCTCATGAGTCCATTCAAGGAAGGGAGCCCTCACACCACGGGGCTTCAACAGCTTGATATCGAAACGGGGAAGATTGTCACCGACTGGAAGTTTGAAAAGGATGGTACCGAAATTACAATGAGGGATGTCACAAATGATACTAAGGGGTCACAACTGGATCCTTCGGAATCGACGTTTTTGGGGTTGGATGATAACAGGCTTTGTCAATGGGATATGCGTGATCGTAGAGGAATTGTTCAGAACATTGCGTCTTCGAATTCTCCTGTGCTGCATTGGAGCCAGGGTCATCAGTTTTCACGTGGGACGAATTTTCAGTGCTTTGCCACTACCGGAGATGGGTCTATTGTTGTTGGGTCTCTTGATGGGAAGATTCGTTTGTATTCGAAGACGTCAATGAGGCAGGCAAAGACTGCTTTTCCAGGGCTTGGTTCTCCCATTACTAATGTTGATGTAACTTATGATGGGAAGTGGGTGTTAGGAACTACTGATACTTATTTGGTTCTTATCTGCACTCTCTTCACCGACAAGGATGGAAAGACAAAGACTGGATTTAGCGGTCGGATGGGTAACAGGATACCGGCTCCTAGATTGCTGAAGCTAACTCCTCTGGATTCACATTTGGCTGGCACAGACAATAAATTTCATGGTGGCCATTTCTCATGG GTTACTGAAAATGGTAAACAAGAGCGGCATCTGGTTGCAACAGTGGGCAAGTTCAGTGTGATTTGGGACTTCCAGCAGGTGAAGAACAGTGCGCACGGATGTTACCGGAATCAACAAGGCCTTAAGAGCTGTTACTGTTACAAGATTGTACTGAAGGATGAATCCATTGTAGAGAGTCGTTTCATGCACGATAAGTTTGCTGCCAGTGACTCCTCCCCTGAAGCTCCATTGGTGGTTGCAACTCCAATGAAAGTCAGCTCATTCAGTCTTTCTGGAAAAAGATGA